Proteins encoded within one genomic window of Triticum aestivum cultivar Chinese Spring chromosome 2D, IWGSC CS RefSeq v2.1, whole genome shotgun sequence:
- the LOC123054227 gene encoding acanthoscurrin-1 yields the protein MAKKVQVVATLLALNLLFFTFANATGRPCPPGGGSGGGGSGGGGGGGGSGGGGGGNCGGGNCGGGGNGGGGNCGGGNCGGGGNGGGGNGGGGNGGGGNCPGGGNCGGNGGGGNGGGGNGGGGNGGGGNGGGGNGGGGNGGGGNGGGGNSTQCPLDALKLGVCANVLGLLNITLGSPPVQPCCSLIQGLADLEAALCLCTTLNLNLLGINLTLSIALSLVLNNCGKNVPSGFQCPN from the coding sequence ATGGCGAAGAAAGTGCAGGTGGTCGCCACGCTCCTGGCCCTGAACCTTCTCTTCTTCACCTTCGCCAACGCCACTGGCCGTCCCTGCCCTCCTGGCGGGGGCAGCGGCGGGGGAGGGAGCGGTGGCGGTGGGGGAGGAGGGGGCAGCGGGGGCGGGGGAGGCGGCAACTGTGGTGGCGGGAACTGTGGTGGGGGCGGAAACGGTGGTGGCGGGAACTGTGGAGGAGGGAACTGTGGTGGGGGTGGAAACGGTGGAGGCGGAAACGGTGGTGGTGGCAATGGTGGAGGCGGAAACTGTCCCGGAGGCGGAAACTGTGGCGGAAACGGTGGCGGTGGGAACGGTGGCGGAGGAAACGGTGGAGGTGGGAACGGTGGCGGAGGAAACGGTGGAGGTGGGAATGGTGGCGGCGGAAACGGtggcggcggcaacggtgggggcGGAAACAGCACCCAGTGCCCGCTGGACGCGCTGAAGCTGGGGGTGTGCGCGAACGTGCTGGGGCTGCTGAACATTACCCTGGGGAGCCCGCCGGTGCAGCCGTGCTGCTCGCTGATCCAGGGGCTGGCGGACCTGGAGGCGGCGCTGTGCCTGTGCACGACGCTGAACCTCAACCTCCTGGGCATCAACCTGACCTTGTCCATCGCCCTCAGCCTCGTCCTCAACAACTGCGGCAAGAACGTCCCCTCCGGCTTCCAGTGCCCCAACTGA